Proteins from a single region of Primulina tabacum isolate GXHZ01 chromosome 5, ASM2559414v2, whole genome shotgun sequence:
- the LOC142544914 gene encoding cysteine proteinase-like: MCQSDHCLQCDSGETDCDSGCDGGLMNSAFEYTLKSGGLMREEDYPYTGTDRGGCKFDKTKIAAKVANFSVVPLDEEQIASNLVKNGPLVATINAVFMQTYVGGVSCPFICSKRLDHGVLLVGYGAGAYSHIRLKDKPYWIIKNSWGENWVEKGYYKICRGTNICDVDSMVSTVAAVST; encoded by the exons ATGTGTCAATCTGACCACTGTCTGCAGTGCGATTCAGGAGAAACAGACTGTGACTCGGGTTGTGATGGTGGTTTGATGAATAGTGCCTTCGAATATACTTTAAAATCCGGTGGACTTATGCGAGAAGAGGACTATCCATACACCGGTACAGACCGTGGAGGCTGCAAGTTTGACAAGACCAAAATCGCTGCAAAGGTCGCCAACTTCAGCGTTGTGCCCCTTGATGAAGAACAGATTGCTTCCAATCTAGTCAAGAATGGACCTCTTGTTG CGACTATCAATGCGGTCTTCATGCAGACTTACGTTGGAGGAGTATCGTGTCCGTTCATATGCTCCAAGAGGTTGGATCATGGTGTGTTGTTGGTTGGCTACGGTGCGGGTGCATATTCTCATATTCGCTTGAAGGACAAGCCATACTGGATTATCAAGAATTCATGGGGTGAAAACTGGGTAGAGAAGGGCTACTATAAAATATGTCGTGGCACCAACATCTGTGATGTGGACTCCATGGTTTCTACTGTTGCAGCTGTAAGCACTTAA